A segment of the Amblyomma americanum isolate KBUSLIRL-KWMA chromosome 6, ASM5285725v1, whole genome shotgun sequence genome:
cgcggcgcgGAACACAGTCTCTCGCCGCCCGTCTCCGAAGGCAGTCCGTCCGTTACCAGCGTCCGCGTCCGGCACCATGGCTCGCACGAAGCAAACCGCGCGCAAGAGCACCGGTGGCAAGGCCCCCCGCAAGCAGCTGGCCACAAAGGCTGCTCGTAAGAGTGCGCCAGCTACCGGAGGCGTGAAGAAGCCTCACAGATATAGGCCTGGCAccgtggcacttcgtgaaattcgCCGATACCAAAAATCGACCGAACTTCTCATCCGCAAGCTGCCCTTCCAGCGCCTGGTGAGAGAAATCGCTCAGGACTTCAAGACCGACCTGCGCTTCCAGAGCTCGGCCGTCATGGCACTTCAGGAGGCCAGCGAGGCATACCTGGTCGGTCTCTTCGAGGACACCAACCTGTGCGCGATCCACGCCAAGCGCGTCACCATCATGCCGAAGGATATCCAGCTGGCGAGGCGCATCCGCGGCGAGCGCGCCTAGAGCGCAGTGGCGCCCGGCacttggcgccgccgccgccgccgcagcaacgCATCACAACGGTCCTTCTCAGGACCACCCAAATGTTTGCTTTGGCCACGGGCGCACGAAACCGAGCTCCGAACCCGGCCGGTCCCTCTCTCTCGAACACTGCgtttcgcagctgctggaaaacgaGGTGAGTTGTTGAAAGCCATGGCCCTGGCGTCTTCCGCGGGCTCGCGCTTGTAAATAACATCATTGCACAAGTCACGCGCGCGCGCCCAGTTTTGTGGGGGTAaatgcggcgctgggcgcgcaagtGAATGCAGCACGCGCCGCCTACATTAGGTGCACCTTGATACGCCGCGTACGTATTTATTGCTGTGTGAATAGTTTCTGTCGATATTACCGTCCGCTCACCTATTTTATTTcgtgtctgcattctgcctgctgtggcttatttccgctgtcccagttcACGTCCTTcggtatctatggcagatgcccgcggtggcgaaaaaaaaaaaaaatcccgtcccTTGTTCTCTATTACTGTCTCAGTAAAGCCACTTCGTCATTCTCTCTAGCGCTGCTATGTGAAACCCCTGCTAgggaactgccaaaaaaaaaaaacaatgcgctgGTCATGCCCCTTATTAACGCTCTACTGGCCTCCTGCTAGCGACTGGgccaggaaaaggaaaggaagaaggggccgataaaactaaataaaagccaacctgtgtgcggcgcgcagtgaggcaaacactttgaaaaaacagccaGCGTGAGAGGGACGCAGCGGTccagagcaaataaaaaaaacaaaacccaaaGGTATCACACAGCGAGGCCCCGCCGTGGCAGGCAGTTGGTTGGTCCTGATAAGGACCGTTAGTTGGGCGCTGCTGATGCGGCGGGCGCGCCTCCACAGACGTGCGGTAGACCGCTCACGCCTTCTTCTCGGTCTTCTTGGGGAGCAACACGgcctggatgttgggcaagacgcCGCCCTGGGCGATGGTAACTCCCGAGAGCAGCTTGTTCAGCTCCTCGTCGTTTCGGATGGCCAGCTGCAGGTGGCGCGGAATGATTCTGGTCTTCTTGTTGTCCCGAGCAGCGTTGCCCGCCAGCTCGAGCACCTCGGCGGCCAGGTATTCGAGGACGGCGGCCAGGTAAACGGGGGCGCCCGCTCCGACGCGCTCCGCGTAGTTGCCCTTACGCAAGAGACGGTGAATTCGACCCACGGGGAACTGCAGTCCCGCGCGGCTCGAGCGGGTCTTGCTCTTGCCCTTGGCCTTGCCTCCTTTTCCGCGACCTGACATGGTGACTTCTGTTGTACGCTCGAGAAAGAACGGGGAACGCCGCGTGCGAGAACAGACAGGAACGGGCTGCTGCTTGATACTACGAACCTCGAGAGCGCGCCGCGATACCGCGACGGGAGCGCTGGAGGGAGGGTGAGGAGGCCGCGACGCGTCGACCAATCGCGCGGCGGCCTGGCTCCGGTCGCTTGAACACCACGGTGCCAGTATAAaaacgccgcgcgcccctgcgcgcgcgttctttcgACACCGTCCGTCTCCCCGAGCGCAGTCGTAACTGATCGTCATGCCCCCTCAACCGTCgggaaaggccgtgaagaaggccggaaaggcgcagaagaatgtgcgcgcaaccgacaagaagaagaagaagcgccgcaGGAAGGAGAGCTTCTCCATCTACATCTATAAGGTGCTCAAGCAGGTGCATCCGGACACTGGAGTATCCAGCAAGGCCATGTCCATCATGAACAGCTTCGTGAACGACATCTTCGAGCGCATCGCGGCCGAGTCCTCTCGCCTGGCCCACTACAACAAGCGCTCGACCATCACGAGCCGGGAGATCCAAACTGCGGTGCGTCTCTTGCTGCCTGGCGAGCTGGCCAAGCACGCCGTGTCCGAAGGCACCAAGGCTGTCACCAAGTACACCAGCTCCAAGTAGGCGGCACATCGCGCTCGTCGCCAGTCGTCCCCCCCAACAACCTCAACGGCTCTTTTCAGAGCCAACCAAAGTGTTTGCATCGTCGAGTCTGCAGGTAGCGGCGCGATGCTCCGggcccctttctctctctgtgttttgattgtttaagttgttttcttcattagcATGTAGCCTCGAGAAATGGATATCAGGCGGTTGAAATAGCAGCGGTTTTGCTTAGGCAGCATGCAATACAGCCAGATTGTTAAAGAACAATATTTCGAATTAGTTGTAGGAGAACTGTAAAGgaaatatatatgtatgtatgcatgtgaaTACTCATCCGCATGAGCAcgtaagagagaagaaaaaaaaaagaagcttctacCTATTATATGCTTGCTTAAGTGTGACGGCAGGAGGTAATTTATTGCGGAATTCCCCCGGTTTGGGTTTGTGTGGATATTTGGCCTTAAGAAGAGGTTATCGTTTCGTGGC
Coding sequences within it:
- the LOC144095648 gene encoding histone H3, which gives rise to MARTKQTARKSTGGKAPRKQLATKAARKSAPATGGVKKPHRYRPGTVALREIRRYQKSTELLIRKLPFQRLVREIAQDFKTDLRFQSSAVMALQEASEAYLVGLFEDTNLCAIHAKRVTIMPKDIQLARRIRGERA
- the LOC144095109 gene encoding histone H2A-like, with amino-acid sequence MSGRGKGGKAKGKSKTRSSRAGLQFPVGRIHRLLRKGNYAERVGAGAPVYLAAVLEYLAAEVLELAGNAARDNKKTRIIPRHLQLAIRNDEELNKLLSGVTIAQGGVLPNIQAVLLPKKTEKKA
- the LOC144095110 gene encoding histone H2B codes for the protein MPPQPSGKAVKKAGKAQKNVRATDKKKKKRRRKESFSIYIYKVLKQVHPDTGVSSKAMSIMNSFVNDIFERIAAESSRLAHYNKRSTITSREIQTAVRLLLPGELAKHAVSEGTKAVTKYTSSK